Below is a window of Sciurus carolinensis chromosome 6, mSciCar1.2, whole genome shotgun sequence DNA.
ACTGTGTCTGATGGATTCACGAGTGTGTGTTGTGGAGACAGTTAGGAACGAGGCCCTGAGTCCCCCGGCCTTCCCCATGTAAATGTCATCTTGTGATCCAGGACAactgggtgggaggaaggaaccCAGCTGGGTGCTCTGACTCATGGTGGGGAGACCTGAGACGCTGGGATGTTTCCATCACTCTGGCCTTGGGGCCTCCAGAAGGTCCTGGAGCAGCTCACAGAACCTGCTGTGCAGCTCTCCCTCTGCCGGGCAAGAGAGGACACCCTCCCTCACATGGCCgccctctctgtccctgtctctggaCTGCTGCCCCTTGGTCCCCCTCCCTGGCAAGGCCATGACTCCACCCTCAGCAGAAGAACCTTCTCTGGTTGTGGCAGAATCCCACCATGAGCTACGGCCAGCACGGCAGTGGCTGGAGGGGGCTGCAGAGCAGAGACAGGGCTCTCTGTGCAAGGCGCTTCCCTGCAGGGACCAGAGCCCGTGCTCCCCGCCTGCTCAGCAGCTAGGGTTCCCTGCAGTGAGCTGGGGGAGGGCCTGAGGGAGGGTCAGAGGGGACCACAGCTGAGAGATGAGAGGGCTgtaaggggtgtgtgtgtatgtgtgtgtgtgtgtgtgtgtccgtgtgtgcGCACGCGCACGCGCACATGTGCATTTGCTTCTCTGTGAggatttgaataaattatttaaaattttattaactaGTTCtagatgaaaattatttaatgttgtTACAGGTTAGGAATGCCATATCCAAACACTTAAATgttttaaacatatgaaaaatattttaacatagctttttaaaattataaacataatacatACTTGTGTCCTaaggggaagacatcaggaagccAGGAGCAGATGACATACTTGCTGTTATGGGCTGATTGTGCCTTCTCTGAAATGGTGTGTTGGAGAGTAACCCCCAGTATCCCAAATGTGACATTATTTGGAGATGGTTTGAACAAAGGTATCAAGAtgaaatgaggtcattagggttgGCACAAATCCATTATGACTGGTGGCCTTTGAAAGGGTCAATTTGACACAGAGGCATACATGTAGAGAGAAGATAGCATGAAGAAATACATACATGTGTAGAGAGAAAACAGCATGAGAAGACGGTCCTCCAGGAGCCACTAAGGGGCAGGGGCTGATCCTCCCTCAGAGCCTCAGAAGGAACAATCCCTGATGAAGACTTGATTTTGAGCTTTTGGTCTCCAGAATGTTAAGACAGTAAGTATCTACTGTTTAAAGTTACCCAGTGGGTGGGACTTTATACCACATACCTAGCAATGTAAAACATTTTGATAAGAGGAAGTGGGCAGGTGGGAACTGCTCTAACAACCACCTGGGAATGTGGGAACAGCTTTGGAATTGGGTAAAGGATAGATGCTGGAAGAGCTGAGAACCGTGGCAGATAAAGCCCAAAGACACTGTTCATAAGACATTAAGGGAGGACCCAGAGAGGACCGAGACAGAAAAGCATAGCCCCGAGGGGAAGATGCTTGCTTTAGAGAGCACGTGGAGCCCTGTGAATACACCGTGCTAGACAGGAAGGTGTATATTGCTTCAGGTAAGACATCAGATGGGAGGAAGTGAAGAAAGGCAGCAGAACACCATATTGTACCGAGGAAATGAGCCTGCAGAGCTATACACCTTCAGGATATTAACCAGGAAGAAGCAAAAGAAGGCCCAAAGAGGAATAAATTGCAGGAGGGCCAGAGGTGTTAGAGCAGTACTGAGATGCTGTTTCTGTGTCCATAAAACAGTCTAAAGGTAGACTACAGGAGGACCAGAGATGTCATCTTGTTAGTAAGCAGATGTGTCTGTGTCCTTCCCAAGGAATACAGGTGGCTGCAAGGGACCTGGGTGTCACAGTGTGAGTGACCATGTGTGTCCATAGTCTACAGGTGGCTTCAGGGGACCTGTGGTGTCACAGTGTGAGTGAGCAGGTGTGTGTCCACAGTCCACAGGTGGCTGCAGGGGACCTGTGGTGTCACAGTGTGAGTGAGCAGGTGTGTGTCCACAGTCCACAGGTGGCTGCAGGGGACCTGTGGTGTCACAGTGTGAGTGAGCAGGTGTGTGTCCACAGTCCACAGGTGGCTGCAGGGAACCTGTGGTGTCACAGTGTGAGTGAGCAGGTGTGTGTCCACAGTCCACAGGTGGCTGCAGGGGACCTGTGGTGTCACAGTGTGAGTGAGCAGGTGTGTGTCCACAGTCCACAGGTGGCTGCAGGGTCCTCCTTGGCACAGTGTTCTGTGCAGCTCCCTCTCACCTGCCCTCACTTCCTCCCCTCTTGTGGCGCTCTGTCCACTCTGCAGCAGGTCCCTCCTCTGATATGAGCACCCACCTGAGGAAGCTCAGACTTACCCCAGGGCAGTGGTGGAGGAGCTGGTGGCGCTCTCCTTTTCCTGTGAGGGCAAAGCGGGCGTGGGTGAGCGAGTGCCTGGGCAGGTCGTCTCTGCCTAGCCGTCAGGTGCGCACTTCCTGGTGTGTGGCAGCAGACCTTGGGAAGGACTGCACTTCAGGAGGGCACCTTCCTAAACAGGTTATCGTGCCCACGTTTGCGTTTTCTTTGGGTGGACGCTGGTGTGTGGAGCTGGCCTGGGACAGGTTTTCATggaacctttttctttttccagatctTGCTGttttgcccaggctgtccttgaactcgcAGTCTTGGTGTGCCGTCCtgagtgtgtgccaccatgtgcTGCGGTCTTGGTGTGTTTCGTGAACAATGCCAGCTGCTTCCTTGTGGTGTACCACTCCCCGGCCTCCGCTGGCCATGCCGACTTCCAGCCTGCCCGCTGGCGTGGCCTCTCTGTGGCGTGAGGTTCTGTTCCCACCTCTGAGTGACTTCAGACTGCTTTCCATGCTCATCTGTCTTCACTGGGTGAGGAACTTGCTCTGCTCTTTAGCCCATTGTATAATCTGGATCTTTCTTCTCATAGTTGAGCTGCGTAGTTCTTAGTGAATCCTGGATACAACGTGTGCTATGGAAACACTTTGTGCAtgtcttgtatttcattttctctaaggGAGCCCTTGAGATCaagtattttaagttttattaagtCCAATTTGTCACTTTTTCTCAGTGAACTTGGACTTTGATGTTACATCGATGGAAGTTTTGCTGGACTCACGTCAGAGACaatctcacattttcttctaggagtgtCCAGCTTGGCTGTGGGGTAGGCGTGACTGTTCTGGAGTAGGTTCTGTGTAGGCATGAAGAACTAGGTGTTCATGACCACAGGTCTGCCGGTTGTTCCAGGACTGCTTGGCAAACTCACCCCTTCTCCCCTTCACCTCCCTTGTAAGAGTCAGCAGACAGGGAGTGAGAGGTTGGGCAGGGTCCTCCATCCTTTGTGTTCTGTCTGTCTTCCTGTGAGGGTCATGTTGTCCCGGCTGCCTGTGGCCAGGTCCTCAACTTCCACACACATGGTGGGACCAGTCACTATTCCACCAAGGCCCTGGCAGCCAGGTTCATGGGGAGAAGGTGAGGTTGTGGATCACTGAGGTGACACGGCTCAGCTTCAGTCTAACAGGCTGTGTCCCTGTGCTCAGTCCAGCAGCTCCCAGCAGTGAACACGCACCAGGACTCTCTGATCATGTGGTGCgtggaattattttaaaacagctCAGGTTTCTCACTGCTGGCAGGTGGGGACAAGGGTGCCGTGCCTGCCACACGCCTGTGTCCCTGGTGAGCTATGCGGTCATCTCTACCAGAACATGTGTGTTTGGCTCCATGTTGCCTGAGGAAAGGGTGCCCCTGGGCTCTGCATGCCCATTTCCCCGTGGCTGTGGCTGGGACTTCATCGGACGCCCGTGCTGGTCTCGGGGATCATGTGTCTTGCTCAGGCGGTCTTCGCTGTACTCCCAGGCTGTGGAGGTCTCTAAAGGACCCTTAACAGGAGGAGCTCGGCGCACCCAGCCTGGTCTCTGTGCTGCCCAACGTGATCACAGCCTCCGCCCTTCGCTCCGTCGGTACCTCTGGCTGCAGTCGCTGGTTTTCAGATGTTGAGCCAGGCTGTGTTCCCAGGGTGCACAGCACTTCATCCCAGTGTGCAAGGCTGTGCAGGTGCTGCTGGGCCTCTCTGAAGGCTCTGTGTGGCTGACCCTTCAGGAGCCCCGGCTCCACCTGCTCAGCCACCACCAGGGACCCCTGGCAGCTGAGCCCCATGAGGAGCAGAGGCAGGTGAAAACCAGTCAGCCCACTGGCTTGTTAGGTGAAGCAGAGACACAGTTGCTCCTCCACATGGGGCACAGCACACGTGCTGTGCTGCACACCACCCGCCATGCTGCACAACACACACCGTAGTCCACGTGCACCACACGCCATGGTACACAGCACAGACCATGATACACAGCACACGTTGCATGCACACGCATGTTACATGCCACACCATAGTAACACATAACACACCCTCCCACACCACTACTCTGCACTCGCCACGGAGCCCCAGGGTGGTGGGGCAGAGCAGCATGGCCACCAGGTCCCTGCTGCACAGCAAACTTGGTCTCACCCAGCCCTGGGCGAGGGTGCCGCTGGGCAGGCCTACCTGTGGACGCCCCTTCTCCGTGGGCAGAGGCAGCCCTTCCCGCCTGGTGGGCGCTTGTTTCTGCTGGAAGCGAGCCTGCATCATGTACTCGAATGTGCTCAAGTGCTTGGCCACTGCAAGGGGAGGGCAGAGTCACCGGCAGCAGTGCCTCTCCGCCCCACAGAGCCTCCAGCCACGGGCACCCACCCTGCCTGGGAGCAGCCCAGGTGGCCAGCAGGGGCGTGGCTGGCTGGAGGGCCCGGCCGGCAGGGGCTCTGCCGCCCCAGGccggcccccacccccaccccgtccGGCATTTTGTGGGATGTCAGCGAGGAACTGCCTGCAGCTTGCGGCGCCCTTCCGGAACCTCCTGTGAGCCCGGTGGCAGCCCGAGGGCAGTGCAGGAGGTCCCCACTCTGAGGGGCTGGGCAGTGCCAAGCCCACTGGCAGGAGGGCTGGCTGGGTAGGCTGCTTGCAGCAGGTGCAGGCGCGAGCTCGCTGGGTCTGCCCCCCGAGACCCTGGCTGTCATCCGGCGCTGAGGGAAAGCTGCAGGGCGCTACCAGAGGAGGGCGACGTGGGCCCGGGCTCCGCAGCCTCAGCCTGCGCCTCCTCGAAGCCTAGCCTGTTCTCCCCTGACGCCAACGGGCGCAGGCGCTCAGGGCTGTGTGGCCTCTGGGATGGCGCAAGGCCACACTCGGACCCTGCCTGCGGCTCAGGCCCCGGGGCCTCTGCCTGCAAGGTGCTGCAGGACACTCCTCCCGTTCCACCTGCTCTCGGCGCCTCCCTGGCCTCGGACCTGGGCCACAGGCGGAGTGTCTGACCCGGCTCGCTGCTGCTCCCGGGCTGCACACACGCCCTCCAGACCTGACTGCACAGCACGCGTCCCAGGGCCACGGCTGGCCGCTGAGCTCCCCGTGAGCGTTTCCATCTGGTGGCTGGGGTGGGGCAGAGCGTATCGAGCCCCCCCGAGGACCCAAGGCAGAGCCCTGTGAGGCAGATGAGCGTCCTGTGTGTCCTCCAGCACGTCCGGGTGCCAGCGGTCAGCTCGGCAGCCTGTGGACCTGCCCTTGGCCTCCTCGATGTGTTCTCCCCCTTGTTTGCCTGGGACACCACGGCCTTCATGGAGCCTCCACGTGGCCACTTGGGCTTCTGCCCACTCCCTGGGCACTGAGCTTTGCCTGCCTGCTTCCTGCTGGAGCCCAGGGCCCCCTGCCTCCTGTGCTCCCACCTTGAGCCGGCCCCTGGATGGGGGCTGGGCCTGCAGGGCCCCGGGCAGGCACGGGCCTCTGTCCTGCCTTCCTGATGGCTTGCTCTGGTGAAGCCACACTACCATGTGACGGTGCAGGAGCACCGCAGCCACATTGTGGGCAGAGGAACCAGCCTGGTCAGCCCTGGAAACAGGAGCCCCCAGCTATGGCCATTCTCACACATAGCCATGTGCAGGCTTCTGGGTCCAGAGCAGGTGACCAGCAGAGTTGTCCTGGCCACAACCACATCTCTGTAGCACAGTTGAATACCAGGGTCAGGTTTCTGGGGTGGATAGCAGGAAGGCAAGTCCTGGTCAGTCCTGGATGGAGGAGCCCCTGTGGCTCTTTGCCACAGCTCTCCACACCAGCCGGGGCCAGGCAGCCCGGCAGTGCTCTCCAGCCTCGGCCCCCAGCCCCACGCTGGGACGCCCCGGGTGTTCCTTCCCGGGGGGCtttcccaggccctggccaggccTGGTGACCTGAGTACTGTCAGGAGGAGGGTCCAGCACCAAGGCGGTCAGTCGGAAGAACCTGGGCAGGGACCAGCTCCTGCAGCCTGCTGTCTGGTAGTTCCGGGCCCTCAGGCTGCGGGCCCTGCCCATGTGCTTGGCCTTCCTGACAGCCTGGGCCCAGGCGGACATGAGGCGGGGGTCACGGGGTTGGGAACCCAGGTCTGGGCCCCGTCGGGCCTTCCTGACAGCCCGTGTTCACAGACCATGGTGGAAGACTCAGGTCTGGCGGAGGACAGACCCAGCCCGCACTGAGGCCTCTGCTGGGCTTGAGGCAGGTGACGCATCCTGGCCTTGTCCAGCAGATGGAGGCCTGTGGGCTCTGAATCTGGGAGGGCAGGCACCATGCGTGATATAGGAGAGGCAGGTCAGCGCCCGGCACTGCAAAGGCCAGCTCTGTTGGGACGAGCCGGTGAATGTGCTCACTCGGGAACCCCTGGGGACGGGCGTTCCTGGGGATTAGCGGCCACTCCCTTGGCATGGAGGTACCCAGGGCTGCACACCCAGGCCCTGGAGGTCCTCGTGAGGCCTTGAGGTCCAGGAGGAGAATGGGAGCTACTGAGCCCGTGCTGTAGAGTCCTCCTCAGCCTGGCACCCGCCCCAGGGGCTTTCTTGTCCCCAGAGCCTGTTTGGCCTCCTGGACATGTTGAGATGCAGCAGAGAGAAGGGTGTTGTGCCTAGGCCGCTTCCTGTGGGCTGGTGCGCGGGGCCTGGGCCTCTGAATCTCTCTGGTTCCATGGGAAGGGAGCACACTGCTCTGCAGACCCCTGGCTGTGTCCTCACACAGCGTGCTGGCCCTTGGTGGGTCACAGAGTCCATCATGTTCCCAGGGTCCTGCTCCCTTGCAGCGGCCTTCTGTCCCATGACAAGCAGAAGTCAGCGTCCTACGGTGCCCACCAGGCTGGGCCCATCACCCTGACCCTCACTGCCTGCCAAAGGTGGCCTGATGCCCACCAGGCAGGCCCACCTCAGGTGGTCCCATCCACACAGTCTGTGTCTCCTGGGCTCTGGCCTTCTCACCATGGCACAGGTGACCCCGCGCCTCCTCCACGGCAGTGCCCCTGGTGCTGGCACACAGTGGGCCTCACTCACCCTCACAGTGGGGGATGAACACCTGTCACAAAGCTTGGAATAGCCACAGCACTCAGCATCTTCCACTGGACATCTGGGGCCTGCTGTCCTGCACACGTGGACACAACCTCAGGCCCGTGTGAACTCTGCATGCAGCTCCTGCTGCGGGCCCTGATTTGGGTCTGGAGTGAGCGGTGTGGTCAGGACTGGGCGAATCCTGGAGGGGGCAGACTCCAGGAAAGACTGCAGAGCCAGCGGGCCTGAGGACTGAAACGTGAGGTGCTCCAGACCACCTAGAGGAGCGCCTTAGAAACCACTCCTGAGCACAGGCAGCCTAAGTTCCAGGGCGGCCGAGGGACTGCACTTTCTCCAGAGCTCATGGTGCGGAGGTGGCGAGGCCCCTCCCGGGGCTCCATGTAGAAAATGAGGCACCATCCCTGGGATGGACCTGCCCACTCCAGCTGGGCTGAGGGTCACTCTCTTCCTGAGCACAGGCCCTCTATCCACAGCGCTGACCTGGCTGTGCCCAGTTAAAGCTCTGAATGCACCTGTGGCCCCCACAAGATGTGGTCAGAGGTCAACACCGTAGGCAAGACAGCAGTGCCCACACCTGGGTGAGCCGAAACCAGCATTCTCCTGGGTGGGGACGCTAGGCCACCCGGGGTGTCTCCCCTCTGCCAGGCATGGGCAGGCTGCAGGCGCAACATGGTCCAGGTGAGGCCCAGGCCCTGCTCTGGCCCCTCCTTGGAGCAGGCATCCGTCAGAGGGGCCCCACGCGCCCTCCCTGTGGCACCTGCCAACACCTCCGCCCGTCTGTTACTGCCCAGAGAACAGGAGGCTCTGCGACGGGCCACCCCTGCAGGGGTGTGAGCTGGGGCAGGCGGCTTCTGGTGGCCGCTGGACGGAGTGTGGGCATGTGCACAGTGGCCCGCTCTGCGGCTCCAGGCTCCTTCAGCTGTGCCGGGGCAGGGGACTGTCCCTCCCGGGCTTCTCCTTGTCCTGGCTTCTGCCTGGGGCTGTTCTCCCCACCCTCTCCTCTTGTGCTCCTCTTGCAGATGTCCTGGCCCTCGTCTCCACACATCCTGACCTTGTCTTGAAGCCGCTGTGTCTCCTGCAGGCCTCTCCAGAGGGCAGCTCCCGGCCAGGCCTGCCGAGCCTCCCCTGCCCCCCTCCTTCCAGGCAGGGCTGCCTAATGCTCTGCCCACCGCGGGTCAGGGGAGgcgaggggcggggcgggcggtACGTACTCAGGTACAAGTGGAACACAAGCAGGTGCCCAAGCAGGACCAGGCTGGTGGAGCCCAGCAGCAGCACCACCGTCAGGATGAGGAAGACCACGGGGGTCTTCACAGGCACAGGCCACAGCGGGAGGAACAGCAGCCACGTGCTGGAAGACCTGACATCTGTGGGGACAAAGGAGGCACCTGCAGCCGGCAGGGCTGACCCGCCGCCTGCCCAATCCAGGTAGGCCCACCCAGGCTGCGGCCTGCCCCTGGAGGCCCCTGTAGGGGTCTGCagggtgaggctcagagaggaggcCGCAGCCTGTCTACCTACCACCTGCCCTTCCCATAGGTCCTGGCCCCTCTGTCCCTGGTCAGTCTCCAGGGGGCATTTCCCAGGTAGGGCCTTCTGTGCCCAAGGGCTGCCAACGCTCAGAACCACACTGCTTCTAAACTTAAGTGTCAGAGAGTCCTCGAGGCCTGTGGGCAGAGGCAGGCCGGCTGGGGTGCCCGCAGTGACCTTCGTTCATGGCAAGTTCTAGAACAGTGCTGGACTCTTCCTAGACAGCTCAGTGTGCCATCTGGTGGGGAAAGCCACTCGCTGCCTGGTGGGCTGGGCTGGACCCGCCATGCCAGCCCTGTGTCTGGCACTGTTGTGATGAAGTCCATCCTGTGGGAGGCCAAGCCCCACGGAGCCTTCCGGAGCAACGAGTCAAGAAGTCGCCTCAGCCCCAGGCAAGGGGCCGTGTGGAGGTGCCATGGCACTGCCCCACAGGGCCCCTCATGGCCCCCTTGTGCCCCACGGGAGCAAGGATGATCCATGTGGTCTGGGGGGACCTCTGTCACAGGAAGAGAGCATCGTGGTGACTCTGGGTCTGTGGGGTTGGCCGCCAGGGGAAACAGCTTTCAGAAGTCCTGGGGGATGTGGGGACCCAGGGGCCAGGGCCTTCCGTGCACCTGGAGGCTCACTCCTGGAAGCTGCTCCAGCGCGTCTCCAGGAATGTTTCGGAACCAGCAACAAGCAGATTTCACCCTCTCCTGCCACGGAACTGGCGTTGCCTCTGACACCTGGGGCAGAGGGGCCAGCGGTGCTCTGGCCCCCCACAGTGCTCCTGGTCAGTGTGCTGGGCTACTGTGACAATGACCATGAGCTGGTGACACCGTGGTGGCCGGCACTGCTCCCTCACACTTTGGAAGCAAGTCTGGAGTCAGGCTCCTGGCAGGGCCTGTTCTTCCCGCTCTGAGGCTCTGGTGTCCCTGGGCTAGTGGCCACTTGCTCCAGCCCTGCCGCCAGGTCTGCCTGACGGGGCCCGtgtctgtcttctcttctgtctccCCAGCACCTGTCCCTGGGTGGGCCAACCTGGGCACGAGGCAAGCTCCTCATGCACAGACCCTGGTCATTCTGCAAAGCTGTCCCTGCACACGCAAGGACGCTGTCTTGTCTCGGCCCTGGGTCAGGAGGGGGACGCGCATCAGAGGCCACCTTTGGTCTGCAcatctcctcttcctcagggCAGACTTCTGGGCCCAGCCTGGGCAGCCAAACCCACTCAGTAGGAGGGCCACGCGCTGCCCTGGGGCCTGCAGCTCCGCCTCCCGGCCACTTCCTGCTCTCTGCAAGAGGGGCGCCCGAGGCTCTGCCCCCTGTGTCAGAGTCCAGCTTGTCTGGGGGCTCAGGACAGACCATGAGGTGCTGGGGGGCCGGGTGCACCCCACTCACCCACCGCTGCTTGGAAGCTCAACCTCAGGGCAGCATGCCTGCCTCCTGGGCACAGGGACACAGCTGGCTGGAGGGTGGACACTGGGCTGCTGCCTTGACCAGGGAGAGCCTGGCAGGAACATCCTTCAGGCCCAAGGTAAGATGGAGGCACCCCTGGGACAGAAGACTTCCAGAAGCAGGCTGGAGAGCGGGCTGTGAGCTCGGCCCATGGGGCTGGGGAGCCCCAGGTGGCCCCAAGACGGGGCGCCTACCTTTGTACAGGGGGTCCGTGCGGAGCTTGTCGGGGCTGATGAAGTGCTGGACGACTATGTACAGCAAGAGGACCATCAGGCAGAGCAGTCCACCCAGGGCCGAGGCCACTGAGGCAAAGAAGAACCTGAGGGAGGTGCGGGCAGGGCTCACATGGCAGCGCAGGACCCACCAGATCTGCAGGCACCCTCTGTCCACCCGCCCCACGCCCTTCGCACCAATTCACGCCTGCAGGTCAATGTCACTGGCTGATGGTGACACTGGTCACGTCCCACGCCCCACACCCTCTGCCGGAGCCTCCGTGTCCATCCCATTGCCTGGATGGGACTCAGCTCCCCGTCCAGCAAGAGAGTGGGTCCCATGGACAGTAGAGCTGTTGCCCTCCAGAGCGCGTCCGTACTCCCCACGACCCGTCTGCAGGCGCCGTCCCCTGTCCCTTCCTGGCCtcatggccctggctgccccgGCTCGTCCTCTACCTGCTGTTCCCTGGGCCGGTGCGTTGGCTCCGCTCACTGCTGGGGTGGGCGATCATCTCCCAGAGCCCTGCCTGGGCTTGTCCTCCTCGGGGGCCAGGTGACACCCTAGTGCCACCGCTCTCCTGCTTTCCTGGCCTCCAGTGGACAGAGGGATGGAGCAGCTTTGCCAGCACGGGGCCCGGTGCCTCCCTAGTCTCTTGTCCACGTGCCCTTGAGCTTCTGAAGAGCAGAGGCTCCCAGGCCCGGGTGCAGGCCATGCCCTCACTGCCCCCATGGTCACCCAAGGCCTCTGGCAGGCTGAGAAGCTGCACCTGTGTACCAGGCTGCCCAGGCACCAGGGGTGCAGCCCAGGCCCGCGTCAGTGGGAGGCAGCCTCCTGAGGACGCAGGTCAGCTCCCAGACCCGTCCGGCCACGCAGCCCCTCACTGCTGCGGCAGGGCCTCGCGGCCCTCCTCTGGGCCTCACGTACTTGCCCCCTGGTGCCTTGCAGGACAGCGAAAGCACAGAGCTGAACCCGCGGCTCCACTGCAGCCGGTGTCCTGCCCACAAGGCCATGCTGGCCTGGAGCCTGCTCCCCTAATTAGTCCAGGGTGGCAGGGCCCCTGTTTCTTCCCGGTGACCTTCATGGCCCACAGAGCGGATGCCACCCTGGGTCCAGCACAGGGGATGGAGAGTGCCACAGATCCTCTATCCAGTGACCCAGGGACACCTCATCTGGCACCTGGATGCGCATTTGCATGCTCCAGGGTCTGGCCACTGCTCCTGGGGTTGACTCCTTGGTGTGGAGAGGTGGGCAGGCCCAGGAAAGCAGGTCCAGGGGGCTCAGCAGCCTGGCTGCAGCCTGGGAAGGCTGCTCCCTCACTAGCCGTGATGGGTCTCCAGCAAATGGCCTATGGCATGAGCTGACCCAGCCTGTCCAGGACACTCCATCAAACACGTTTCAGAAGCAGGAGACCCAGGCACTGAGCTCCACACGCCCACGCCGGCCCCCGCCCGCGTGCCCATGCCGGCCCCCGGCAGCCTCACCCGTAGTTCCTGCTCCCCACGCAGTTGTTGAGCCACTTGCAATGGTGGTCGAAGCCGGCGACACACTTGTTGCAGGAGCTGCAGTGCTTGGCTCTCTCGCTCCTAAGGGAAGCGGGGGGCGCCGGCTGGCCCAAGGTGCAGGCCCATGGGTAGCGCCCACCTCCTCAGGCCAGGCGCACCCAGGGGCACTGGCCCCATGCCCCCGGGAACTGGGCGTCCAGCAGGGAAGGGAGTCTGAGGCCTCCACCTGGGGTCAGGAAAGGCACAGGAGGCCTGTCGGGGACAGAGCCCCAGTTGCAGAGGAACCCACACCCCGTGGGAAGATGGTGGGCTTGGCCTTCCTGCAGCCATGCCCAGCTGCTGGGCAAGTGCCTGGCAGAGGCCACGCCTGCCATGCAGTTCCTGGAGCTGAGGCCGGGGCCCAGGTCCCAGCCGTCCCGAGCTGCCCCGCGCCCACACGGCTGTGCCACCCCCCGACCAGGGCCGAGCCCTGAGGCCTGGGACCCTGACAGGCACAGCTCCGGTAGCTCCTCCTCCCCAGGGGCAGTGGCTCCTCCGGGAAGCCTGCTGTGGAGGGGAGGACGGCCTGA
It encodes the following:
- the LOC124987125 gene encoding palmitoyltransferase ZDHHC11-like isoform X5, which codes for MGICCKSQRQVIPENLGNSARKASLHPLSRVNGWSPPLHSFQVVCWTIFLVMSVAAFGIFIPFLPRDWKHAAYIVTGSLFLFHLLVHLIAVTIDPAEVNVRLKSYAQPVPTFDRSKHAHVIQNQYCHLCEVTVSERAKHCSSCNKCVAGFDHHCKWLNNCVGSRNYGFFFASVASALGGLLCLMVLLLYIVVQHFISPDKLRTDPLYKDVRSSSTWLLFLPLWPVPVKTPVVFLILTVVLLLGSTSLVLLGHLLVFHLYLMAKHLSTFEYMMQARFQQKQAPTRREGLPLPTEKGRPQEKESATSSSTTALGSKLTV
- the LOC124987125 gene encoding palmitoyltransferase ZDHHC11-like isoform X1, producing MGICCKSQRQVIPENLGNSARKASLHPLSRVNGWSPPLHSFQVVCWTIFLVMSVAAFGIFIPFLPRDWKHAAYIVTGSLFLFHLLVHLIAVTIDPAEVNVRLKSYAQPVPTFDRSKHAHVIQNQYCHLCEVTVSERAKHCSSCNKCVAGFDHHCKWLNNCVGSRNYGFFFASVASALGGLLCLMVLLLYIVVQHFISPDKLRTDPLYKDVRSSSTWLLFLPLWPVPVKTPVVFLILTVVLLLGSTSLVLLGHLLVFHLYLMAKHLSTFEYMMQARFQQKQAPTRREGLPLPTEKGRPQVGLPSGTLAQGWVRPSLLCSRDLVAMLLCPTTLGLRGECRVVVWEGVLCVTMVWHVTCVCMQRVLCIMVCAVYHGVWCTWTTVCVVQHGGWCAAQHVCCAPCGGATVSLLHLTSQWADWFSPASAPHGAQLPGVPGGG
- the LOC124987125 gene encoding palmitoyltransferase ZDHHC11-like isoform X6 — translated: MGICCKSQRQVIPENLGNSARKASLHPLSRVNGWSPPLHSFQVVCWTIFLVMSVAAFGIFIPFLPRDWKHAAYIVTGSLFLFHLLVHLIAVTIDPAEVNVRLKSYAQPVPTFDRSKHAHVIQNQYCHLCEVTVSERAKHCSSCNKCVAGFDHHCKWLNNCVGSRNYGFFFASVASALGGLLCLMVLLLYIVVQHFISPDKLRTDPLYKDVRSSSTWLLFLPLWPVPVKTPVVFLILTVVLLLGSTSLVLLGHLLVFHLYLMAKHLSTFEYMMQARFQQKQAPTRREGLPLPTEKGRPQLPGVPGGG
- the LOC124987125 gene encoding palmitoyltransferase ZDHHC11-like isoform X3; this encodes MGICCKSQRQVIPENLGNSARKASLHPLSRVNGWSPPLHSFQVVCWTIFLVMSVAAFGIFIPFLPRDWKHAAYIVTGSLFLFHLLVHLIAVTIDPAEVNVRLKSYAQPVPTFDRSKHAHVIQNQYCHLCEVTVSERAKHCSSCNKCVAGFDHHCKWLNNCVGSRNYGFFFASVASALGGLLCLMVLLLYIVVQHFISPDKLRTDPLYKDVRSSSTWLLFLPLWPVPVKTPVVFLILTVVLLLGSTSLVLLGHLLVFHLYLSTYRPPRPSPPLTRGGQSIRQPCLEGGGQGRLGRPGRELPSGEACRRHSGFKTRSGCVETRARTSARGAQEERVGRTAPGRSQDKEKPGRDSPLPRHS